GGCAACGTCCAGCTGAAAATATATCCGGAAGCCGGACACGACGCCTGGACTGAAACGTATTCAAACCCTGAACTCTACGAATGGTTCATGAACAACAGAAGATCAGCTTGATTTAATCTTTATTGGAACGATAATCGACCGGTCGAAAGAAGAAGCCGAAGCTTTAAGGCGTCTCGATCTGAGGCCTGCATAAGAGCTTCTAATATTCTGGAGAGCCTTTCTGTATATGAAGAACGAGAACAGCCAAATGGCGCCAATCAGAGCCCATATCGCGATCAGCAGTGGAAGCAACCAGCCGAACCCTTCGAGTCTTTTGCTTGCATTCATAAAACCGAAAATCCCGTATATAGAGACCGGCGTAACCACGGCCAGCAAGACCGAAGCCCTTATGAAATTGTTCCTTATCCGGTTTATTTTAGGTCTTCCATCTCGCCTAAGGGCAAAACTCATAGAACCTCACCTCCGTACATCTTTCAAATTACACAACAATTATACACGCTTCACTTTGTCCGGTTTTACCAAAGAAGATATCTTTGTATAAAGATATGAACAACTTTCAGACAGCCTGAAGAGAACACTTGTTCAAAAGAGACCACAGATCTGGGCTGTGAATAAAAACCGCTAACGGTGATGGAGGTCAGAGATGACGGATAAAAGGTTAGAAAGGCAAGGTCTTGGTACACTCTCACCTCTGTCCTCTGACCTCAGGTTCCCAAAGACAGATTCGTGCTATCGGATGAAAAACTGCCCGCTTTTCTGACTCTTTCTGCAACTCTTTTCGACGGATAGCGTGTTTTGTGGCACGTAGTTGCATAATAATCGCTGAAAAGTAATTTGGCAGGGAGTGTTGTTATGAAAAGAGGTTTTTCACTCGTTGAGCTGTTGATAGTTCTCTCTGTTGTGGTTTCGTTGATCGGAGTTGCAACTCCTCTTGCGCTGAATGCAGTAAAAAAGGCCAGAGCCGCTGCCGTCGCTTCGGATTTTAAGGCTCTCTCAAAATCCCTCAAAACTTCGATCTATCTCGACGAAAGTCTTCCGGCCTCTATCGATAGGCTTGGAAGAAACACGGACAGGGCTTACGGAGTCGCCTGGAGTAAAAATGGGAGCGACTACGAATTCGTTATATTCACCGATAGAGAAGTTGACACAAAAGCTCTCGCTGCGATTCTGCCAGATAGTGGAAAGGGATTTCCTTCTGGCCGGTATGAGTTCCTAGCTGGCGGGTTATCGAATACGGATCTATCCAGCGCTTATTACCGTTTCTCTAGCGATGGAAGTTCTATAAGCGCGAGCGGGGCTTTAGTAGATTATAACTTTTCTTTACTCGAGGGTCTTCCCTTCATATCTTCCCCCCCACCCCACGGGACATGGACTATAGTCGAAGGCGGTCTTTCCTCCCAGACCGGAAAGGGCAAGAGAAACAAGGGAATTCTCGAAAGCGATGAAAGCATGAGAGACTATGAAATAGATGTAGTTCTTCAGTATATAGACCCCGATGTCGATTCAAAAGACGCGAGGGGGTACAAGGTTCTTTTCCGCGCACAGGGAAACAATGCCAACAGCGCTGCCGGTTACTATCTGGATTTCGCCCCGGTTCGTCCAAGATTGGTATTACAGGAATTAAAAAACGGTTACGCAGGGAACGATATAGCCTACGTGGAATTGAAAGAACTCGCCGGATCGAACTGGAAGACTACTTTGAACAATACGGTTCATACCCTGAAGATAGTAGCAAAGGGCTCACAGTTCAAAGTATATTTCAATGGAGTTCATGCCCTTTCCGCCAGCGACTCCACATTTGAAAGCGGAAGAGTCGGACTGGAGACTTATGGAAACGTAAAGGTCATATTCAAGAGCGTTACCATCAGATCTCTATAGAAACCGATGGACCAACCGGATCGATTCCTGTGAAAAAAATTCTGCATAACGATGGTAAAGTATAGGATTACTCTTCTAGGAGAAGTATGGACTCTAGTGCGAGCAAATTAAGAACTTTTATAAACTTGATTAGAAAGGAAAGATCACAGAACAATTCCATAGTCCAAAAAGCTTTGGAGACGAATCTACGCAGGATGTACTATCTAGCCCTGGTAGTTATTCCAATGCATATCGCGTATGTGGTCATGTTCTGGATTACTGAACCTTCCTCTGGCGAAGAAGCTGTTTGGCGAACGGGTATAATAGTAGTCCATTCGATTCATCTGATCGTCAGTCTCGCTTTAGCGATAATTATTTCCAGAGCCAAAAGGCAAAACCATTTATCGAATAAGGCTGTCTTTATTCAGTACGCTTTTATCGTTTCGCTTTCAGCCATGGCGATCTCTCTGGTGACCATCGACCAGCACGTGACTACCAACATA
This portion of the Mesotoga infera genome encodes:
- a CDS encoding family 16 glycoside hydrolase — encoded protein: MKRGFSLVELLIVLSVVVSLIGVATPLALNAVKKARAAAVASDFKALSKSLKTSIYLDESLPASIDRLGRNTDRAYGVAWSKNGSDYEFVIFTDREVDTKALAAILPDSGKGFPSGRYEFLAGGLSNTDLSSAYYRFSSDGSSISASGALVDYNFSLLEGLPFISSPPPHGTWTIVEGGLSSQTGKGKRNKGILESDESMRDYEIDVVLQYIDPDVDSKDARGYKVLFRAQGNNANSAAGYYLDFAPVRPRLVLQELKNGYAGNDIAYVELKELAGSNWKTTLNNTVHTLKIVAKGSQFKVYFNGVHALSASDSTFESGRVGLETYGNVKVIFKSVTIRSL